Proteins from a genomic interval of Bremerella sp. JC817:
- a CDS encoding HlyD family efflux transporter periplasmic adaptor subunit, with protein sequence MRIPGPLHAIFVALVVVAVVVVAYATRRQWLPSLSASAEPDETAAMPAPVQEPKVLKLSSQARKNLKLVAKPARPQTYWRTIQIPGIVADRPGETDRGMTSPAVGVVTEIHAYPGQTVRPGEKLFTLRLSSEYLQNTQKELYTTTKEKQIVEEELTRLRPLAASGALPGARIIELESQKRRQEALIQSHQQDLLARGLTSQQVDQVAQGEFVPTVTVMAPPFHSATQPAADEPVSDDLSAIDHSMVAYEVQSLNVDLGQQVQAGQLLATLANHLRLYIEGHAFKREAPFLEDAAQNGWNLTVEFAEDQPKHWPQLNQQFEIQYLSNAIDTDSRTFDFYVPLTNQSRLYEKNGETFIVWRFRPGQRVRLHVPVEELQNVLVLPTAAVVREGPEAFVFQQNGDLFNRIPVHVLHEDRMNIVLANDGSVIPGLYLAQNGAASLNRVLKAQAASGVRADVHVHADGTVHASH encoded by the coding sequence ATGCGTATTCCCGGACCTCTGCACGCTATTTTCGTAGCGCTGGTTGTCGTTGCGGTTGTGGTCGTTGCCTATGCAACTCGAAGGCAGTGGCTGCCTTCGTTGTCGGCCTCTGCCGAGCCGGACGAAACTGCTGCGATGCCAGCCCCGGTTCAAGAGCCGAAGGTGCTGAAGCTTTCATCGCAAGCGCGAAAGAACTTGAAACTAGTGGCGAAACCGGCCAGGCCGCAGACTTACTGGCGAACGATTCAGATCCCTGGGATCGTCGCCGATCGCCCCGGCGAGACCGATCGTGGAATGACGTCGCCCGCCGTAGGTGTCGTCACCGAGATTCACGCGTACCCTGGTCAAACGGTGCGTCCTGGCGAAAAGCTCTTCACCTTGCGGCTGTCGAGTGAGTATCTGCAGAACACGCAGAAAGAGTTGTACACGACCACGAAAGAAAAGCAGATTGTCGAGGAGGAACTGACCCGTCTGCGGCCTTTGGCGGCCAGCGGTGCGTTGCCAGGGGCTCGAATTATCGAGCTTGAAAGTCAGAAGCGTCGACAGGAAGCGTTGATTCAAAGTCATCAGCAAGACCTGCTGGCTCGCGGCCTGACCTCGCAGCAAGTCGATCAGGTCGCCCAGGGCGAGTTCGTTCCGACCGTGACCGTGATGGCGCCTCCGTTTCACTCAGCAACCCAGCCGGCCGCAGATGAGCCCGTTTCGGATGATTTGTCAGCGATCGATCACAGCATGGTTGCCTACGAGGTGCAAAGCTTGAATGTCGATCTCGGGCAGCAAGTTCAGGCTGGCCAACTCTTGGCGACGCTGGCCAATCATTTGCGGCTTTATATCGAAGGGCATGCCTTCAAGCGGGAGGCCCCGTTCCTGGAAGATGCGGCCCAGAACGGGTGGAATTTGACGGTCGAATTTGCCGAAGACCAGCCGAAGCATTGGCCACAACTCAATCAGCAGTTCGAGATTCAGTATCTCTCCAATGCGATCGATACCGACAGCCGGACGTTCGATTTTTACGTTCCGCTGACCAATCAATCTCGGCTGTACGAAAAAAATGGCGAGACCTTTATCGTCTGGCGATTTCGGCCAGGGCAGCGCGTGCGACTGCATGTGCCGGTCGAAGAACTGCAGAATGTGCTGGTCTTGCCGACAGCGGCGGTCGTGCGAGAAGGCCCCGAGGCATTTGTATTTCAGCAGAACGGCGATTTGTTCAATCGTATTCCGGTGCATGTGCTGCACGAAGATCGCATGAACATCGTGCTTGCGAACGATGGCAGCGTGATCCCTGGTTTGTATCTGGCCCAGAACGGAGCCGCGTCGCTCAATCGTGTGCTGAAAGCCCAAGCGGCCAGCGGCGTGCGAGCGGACGTGCATGTTCACGCGGACGGAACGGTTCACGCCTCACACTAA
- a CDS encoding twin-arginine translocase TatA/TatE family subunit yields MLHEIGTSAALLGFFGSMGFQEMAIIGVIAILLFGKNLPGVAKTLGKHYGDFKRGLSDIQNEFNHATREVEDSVNGGYSSKSSPAQFDDYDDFEEASAPKFEPPPQSSSSEKSELA; encoded by the coding sequence ATGTTGCATGAAATAGGCACATCAGCAGCACTACTGGGCTTTTTCGGCTCGATGGGCTTCCAGGAGATGGCCATCATCGGAGTTATTGCCATTCTTTTGTTTGGCAAAAACCTCCCCGGCGTGGCGAAAACCCTAGGAAAGCACTACGGCGACTTTAAACGCGGCCTGTCCGATATCCAAAACGAGTTCAACCATGCCACAAGGGAGGTTGAGGATTCGGTCAACGGCGGGTATAGTTCCAAGAGTTCGCCGGCGCAGTTCGACGACTACGACGATTTCGAGGAGGCCTCGGCACCGAAGTTCGAGCCTCCACCCCAATCGTCGAGTTCGGAGAAATCGGAACTTGCGTAA
- a CDS encoding twin-arginine translocase TatA/TatE family subunit: protein MIGMNDLAMLGFGMPGVQELAIILVICLLLFGSSKLPGLMRSMGQSVNEFKRGMNDQSDDSSDHEKSETH, encoded by the coding sequence ATGATCGGTATGAATGATTTAGCGATGCTCGGTTTTGGTATGCCAGGCGTCCAGGAACTCGCCATTATCCTGGTGATCTGCTTGCTTCTGTTTGGCTCGTCCAAGTTGCCCGGTTTGATGCGGAGCATGGGACAGAGCGTGAACGAGTTCAAGCGGGGAATGAACGATCAGTCGGACGATTCTTCCGACCACGAAAAGAGTGAAACGCACTAA
- a CDS encoding biopolymer transporter ExbD, whose translation MPLKTHPEDAPALNLTPMIDILFLLIIFFMVGSKFTEMERSVDLDVPQVNDLGALTAAPEKKVINIFRDGRVMLGTQVVSLEDLKTELSASQAQYQDLGVLVRGDSDVPFQQVATVLTTVRQAGIAEMAISVRLTNERR comes from the coding sequence ATGCCGCTTAAAACGCACCCCGAAGACGCTCCGGCGCTGAACCTGACGCCGATGATCGACATTCTATTCTTGTTGATCATTTTCTTCATGGTGGGATCGAAGTTCACCGAGATGGAACGCTCGGTTGATCTCGACGTGCCGCAAGTCAACGATCTTGGGGCTTTGACCGCCGCGCCCGAAAAGAAGGTGATTAACATCTTCCGCGATGGCCGCGTGATGCTCGGAACCCAGGTCGTCAGTCTGGAAGATCTGAAAACGGAACTCTCCGCCTCGCAGGCACAGTACCAGGATCTTGGTGTTCTGGTACGCGGCGATAGCGACGTTCCGTTTCAACAAGTTGCCACGGTGCTGACCACGGTCCGGCAGGCAGGGATTGCCGAAATGGCCATTTCGGTTCGTCTTACGAACGAACGGAGGTAG
- a CDS encoding MotA/TolQ/ExbB proton channel family protein, with product MTISGVEWIRASITYRSLAWGALLLIVASCFAADVWAQGPGQPAPLPTLPSLTEGDPIPTKNLLQVFRDGGLLMYPIGLCSIILMVFVFERAISLRRGRVIPRPFVKRFIEQVKDGRLDQDQALALCEENQSPVAEVFAAAVKKWGRSCVEVEQAILDSGERVTSRLRQYLRLFNGISTISPLLGLLGTVLGMISAFNAIAAQGEAAGQRELLASGISQALLTTAAGLTVALPALIAYLFFSGRVDRLILEIDAHSQDVVNAIASDGWKDKRKAASRRASRSTAKAA from the coding sequence ATGACCATCTCTGGGGTAGAATGGATTCGCGCCTCAATCACTTACCGGTCTCTGGCTTGGGGTGCGCTGTTATTGATCGTGGCGAGCTGCTTCGCCGCGGATGTGTGGGCTCAAGGGCCCGGGCAACCGGCACCACTGCCGACGCTGCCCAGCCTGACCGAAGGGGACCCGATCCCCACGAAGAACCTGCTGCAGGTTTTTCGTGATGGCGGCTTGCTGATGTATCCGATCGGGCTTTGCTCGATCATTCTGATGGTGTTCGTTTTTGAACGAGCGATCAGCCTGCGTCGTGGCCGCGTGATTCCGCGTCCCTTCGTCAAACGCTTCATCGAACAAGTCAAAGATGGTCGTCTCGACCAGGATCAGGCCCTCGCCTTGTGCGAAGAGAACCAAAGCCCCGTGGCGGAAGTGTTCGCGGCCGCGGTCAAAAAATGGGGACGCAGTTGCGTTGAAGTCGAGCAAGCGATTCTCGACTCCGGCGAGCGCGTCACATCGCGTCTTCGCCAATACCTGCGACTGTTCAACGGGATCAGCACCATCAGTCCTTTGCTGGGTCTGCTTGGTACTGTGCTTGGCATGATCAGTGCCTTCAATGCGATTGCCGCCCAGGGCGAAGCAGCCGGTCAGCGCGAACTGCTGGCCAGCGGTATCAGCCAGGCCCTGCTGACGACGGCGGCTGGTCTGACGGTCGCTCTGCCGGCGTTGATCGCGTACCTGTTTTTCTCGGGACGGGTCGATCGTTTGATCCTCGAGATCGACGCCCACAGTCAGGATGTGGTCAATGCGATCGCATCGGACGGTTGGAAAGATAAACGCAAAGCGGCGTCGCGTCGTGCCAGCCGATCCACCGCGAAAGCGGCTTAA
- a CDS encoding tetratricopeptide repeat protein, whose protein sequence is MKPPFHKYLLITVVALAATWSPMAFAEDAAEQYRVGSFHYSRGDWREAVDSFDRFLVDHPDHERVGLIHFYRGESLIQLNRPDEALRAYTLFLSKAPGHSFAEHAEFRVAECYALNNQLDAAKNAFEIFQSKHKGSKLTPHIYPYLAEIAAKQKNWDEAVLMYNKSVKLAASPATTAESRLGLARAYGESNRWKEAGLTYEQLLIDLKELPGKYPAGSIALEAGIAEFKAGSYRRAVARFELAATQDPKLNDQTSFWIAKTYYQVRDWPNALDRLTSLKTTQALPDFQDEIHYLIAKIAIEQGNASQAVAVLEDQLQTWPNSTWTDEALYQLLNIRLQQDNLDQAEKTWNRLAKCTPATEMTVRAQLALVSALQQKDQHEKALQVLAVTFPELDGEASQADRYVYLKAVSLFALKQTEEAKQLIVDTAADRHGNYRGMSLMLLGMIHSQNEDWGSTVAALNGAIEEISTSEHRTIAQLRSTNALLHCDRIADAKQAWSQVDRSRLSVDNYLTEVSHIAGTAYRKGEIAWAESLYQEMAQGDNPERFIEQGLAGLAWCQLATADPDAANKTLDELMEKNPGSPLAVGALFQQAQQLEATDVDLAMTRYRQLAEHHPKDPLAAHARLRCATILDQLSRDSEAEVILADMAKNPPAGLAAEDLWYRLAWVRLDQKKEKEALEAFQQIHQRFLDGAIWEDSTYRLAEAALKAGKLDQARKYLQKLLEVNSESKVAMFGRYMLGQVEVQSGNWDAAIPQMDQVADSISDEPLHSMAMFWGGEARFRGEKFAEAQKRFEQMLTENMGRALETLPVAEMRLAQIQAHQGNWDLAYERAVEIGKNYPQFSQVHELEYLMGRCLARQGKFQEARAAYNKVCQSNVAGQSETAAMAQWMIGETYFHQKNYDAAIRAYAKVATHYENFSKWKAAALLQIGKCHEVQEDWEKASQYYTEVRTDYEATPFAPEAELRLSVVRQRTQQAQVEGTTRTK, encoded by the coding sequence ATGAAACCCCCTTTTCATAAGTATTTGCTGATTACCGTTGTCGCCCTCGCTGCGACGTGGAGTCCTATGGCCTTCGCCGAAGATGCTGCCGAGCAGTATCGTGTGGGGTCGTTTCACTATTCGCGAGGCGATTGGCGCGAGGCGGTCGATTCGTTCGACCGGTTCCTGGTGGATCATCCCGATCACGAACGTGTCGGACTGATTCACTTCTATCGTGGCGAGTCGCTGATTCAGTTGAATCGCCCCGACGAAGCGTTGCGGGCCTACACGCTCTTCTTGAGTAAGGCTCCTGGACATAGCTTCGCCGAGCATGCCGAGTTCCGCGTGGCCGAGTGCTATGCGTTGAACAATCAGTTGGATGCCGCGAAGAACGCTTTCGAGATCTTCCAATCGAAACATAAAGGGAGCAAGCTGACTCCCCACATCTATCCGTACCTCGCCGAGATCGCTGCTAAGCAGAAGAACTGGGACGAAGCGGTATTGATGTACAACAAGTCAGTCAAGCTGGCCGCGTCGCCTGCCACTACGGCGGAATCGCGACTTGGGTTGGCTCGGGCCTACGGCGAATCGAATCGCTGGAAGGAAGCCGGCCTCACTTACGAACAGTTGCTGATCGACCTGAAAGAACTACCAGGCAAGTACCCGGCCGGTTCGATCGCACTCGAAGCCGGTATCGCGGAATTCAAGGCGGGCAGCTACCGCCGCGCCGTGGCTCGTTTCGAGTTGGCGGCAACGCAAGATCCCAAGCTGAATGATCAAACCAGCTTCTGGATTGCCAAGACTTACTATCAGGTGCGTGACTGGCCGAATGCTTTGGATCGCTTGACCTCGCTCAAGACCACCCAGGCACTGCCTGACTTCCAGGACGAAATCCACTACCTGATCGCGAAGATTGCCATCGAGCAAGGCAACGCCAGCCAGGCCGTTGCCGTACTGGAAGATCAACTGCAAACCTGGCCGAATTCGACCTGGACCGACGAAGCACTCTATCAACTTCTCAATATTCGCCTGCAGCAGGATAACCTGGATCAGGCCGAAAAGACTTGGAATCGCTTGGCCAAGTGCACGCCAGCTACCGAGATGACGGTTCGAGCTCAATTGGCTCTCGTCTCCGCTTTGCAGCAAAAGGATCAACACGAAAAGGCACTTCAGGTGCTGGCAGTGACCTTCCCAGAGCTCGACGGCGAAGCAAGTCAGGCCGATCGCTACGTCTACCTGAAAGCGGTTTCGCTGTTCGCTTTGAAACAGACCGAAGAAGCGAAACAGTTGATCGTCGACACGGCCGCCGACCGTCATGGAAATTACCGTGGTATGTCGCTGATGCTGCTGGGGATGATCCATAGTCAGAACGAAGATTGGGGCAGCACGGTTGCCGCTTTGAATGGAGCGATCGAAGAGATCTCGACTTCCGAGCATCGCACGATTGCCCAGTTGCGAAGCACCAACGCCCTGCTCCACTGCGATCGGATTGCCGATGCCAAGCAGGCCTGGAGCCAGGTCGATCGTTCGCGACTCTCGGTCGACAACTACCTGACCGAAGTTTCGCACATCGCCGGTACGGCCTATCGCAAGGGTGAGATCGCCTGGGCCGAATCGCTTTATCAAGAGATGGCTCAAGGGGACAACCCAGAGCGGTTCATCGAACAAGGTCTGGCCGGTCTGGCCTGGTGCCAACTGGCAACGGCCGATCCGGATGCCGCGAACAAAACGCTAGACGAGCTGATGGAAAAGAACCCTGGCAGTCCTTTGGCTGTCGGAGCATTGTTTCAGCAAGCTCAGCAATTGGAAGCGACCGACGTCGATTTGGCGATGACCCGCTATCGTCAGTTGGCCGAACATCATCCGAAAGATCCACTGGCCGCCCATGCTCGTTTGCGTTGTGCGACCATCCTGGATCAACTCAGCCGGGACAGTGAAGCGGAAGTGATTCTGGCTGATATGGCCAAGAATCCGCCAGCTGGTTTGGCTGCCGAAGACCTTTGGTACCGATTGGCCTGGGTCCGACTTGATCAGAAGAAGGAAAAGGAAGCCCTCGAGGCGTTCCAGCAGATTCACCAGCGATTCCTGGATGGAGCCATCTGGGAAGATTCGACTTATCGTCTGGCCGAAGCGGCCCTGAAGGCAGGCAAGCTCGACCAGGCTCGGAAGTATCTGCAGAAGTTGTTGGAAGTGAATTCCGAAAGCAAGGTGGCCATGTTTGGTCGCTACATGCTGGGACAGGTCGAAGTGCAAAGCGGCAACTGGGACGCTGCAATTCCGCAGATGGACCAAGTCGCCGATTCGATCTCCGACGAACCATTGCATAGCATGGCGATGTTCTGGGGTGGCGAAGCCCGTTTCCGCGGCGAAAAGTTTGCCGAAGCCCAAAAGCGTTTCGAGCAGATGCTGACCGAGAACATGGGCCGTGCGCTGGAAACATTGCCAGTGGCTGAGATGCGGTTGGCTCAGATCCAGGCCCATCAGGGGAACTGGGATCTCGCTTACGAGCGAGCCGTCGAAATCGGCAAGAACTATCCGCAGTTCTCGCAGGTCCACGAACTGGAATACCTGATGGGACGTTGCCTCGCACGCCAAGGCAAGTTCCAGGAAGCCCGCGCGGCTTACAACAAGGTTTGCCAGTCGAACGTCGCCGGCCAAAGCGAAACGGCTGCGATGGCTCAGTGGATGATTGGCGAAACCTACTTCCATCAAAAGAACTACGACGCAGCCATTCGTGCCTACGCGAAGGTTGCTACCCATTACGAAAACTTCTCGAAGTGGAAAGCCGCTGCACTATTGCAGATCGGCAAGTGCCACGAAGTCCAAGAGGACTGGGAGAAAGCGAGCCAGTACTACACGGAAGTACGTACTGACTACGAAGCGACGCCCTTTGCCCCAGAGGCGGAACTGCGGCTGAGTGTCGTGCGGCAACGCACCCAGCAAGCTCAGGTAGAAGGAACAACAAGGACCAAATAA
- a CDS encoding DUF1080 domain-containing protein, translated as MRKLLASLVLGLMVALPASLTSAAETEEGFVSIFNGKNFDGWVGNTAGYKVEDGAIVCDPTAGGGNIYTEKEYPNFVLRFDFKLPEGANNGLGIRAPLEGNAAYAGFELQILDNKAKIYEKLAPYQYHGSLYGLAPAKRGFQKPIGEWNQQEVTVDGNQITVVLNGTTILDVDLDEIRSKPTLDGQKHPGLDRETGHIGFLGHGDKVEFKNLRIKELPAK; from the coding sequence ATGCGAAAACTGTTGGCTTCCCTTGTTCTGGGCCTGATGGTCGCCCTGCCTGCCTCGCTGACCTCGGCCGCGGAAACCGAAGAGGGCTTCGTTTCGATCTTCAACGGTAAGAACTTCGATGGCTGGGTCGGTAACACGGCTGGCTATAAAGTCGAAGATGGTGCGATCGTTTGCGATCCGACCGCGGGCGGTGGCAACATTTACACCGAGAAGGAATACCCGAACTTCGTCCTGCGGTTTGATTTCAAACTTCCCGAAGGTGCCAACAATGGTCTGGGCATCCGTGCTCCGCTGGAAGGCAACGCTGCCTACGCCGGATTCGAGCTGCAGATCCTCGACAACAAAGCGAAGATCTACGAAAAGCTGGCCCCTTACCAGTATCATGGTTCGCTCTATGGTTTGGCTCCGGCCAAGCGTGGTTTCCAGAAGCCGATCGGTGAATGGAACCAGCAAGAAGTGACTGTCGACGGCAACCAAATCACCGTCGTGCTGAACGGAACCACAATCCTCGACGTCGATCTCGACGAAATCCGCAGCAAGCCAACCCTCGATGGCCAGAAGCATCCAGGTCTGGATCGCGAAACCGGCCACATCGGTTTCCTGGGACATGGCGACAAAGTCGAGTTCAAGAACCTGCGAATCAAAGAGCTGCCAGCGAAATAA
- a CDS encoding AraC family transcriptional regulator, with the protein MTNRPLDETLPSWGVLILESHHGPDFEMEFRVHDFVKVLYVISGSGSVHVGEDRYEVSPRDMVVVLPGRKNRIEDSPNSPISCYVLCVHRSLLTFDSQAISALPLGLLPRQAHFAQRIERRLRRLLYQQLQNSPLTPLAMVSNGLEILSLIANHRVEKTEGLSDLSQEPGVDEMVAYIRHLDTHFFEATTIDEASSSVGIPRRRFTQLFRGVTGQTWLNYVQELRVEHACKLLETTDRPITSIAFECGFAELSTFYRAFRKMRDVTPSAWRRSRAD; encoded by the coding sequence TTGACAAATCGCCCTCTGGATGAGACCCTGCCGTCGTGGGGTGTGCTGATCCTGGAAAGTCATCACGGTCCTGACTTCGAAATGGAGTTTCGGGTCCATGACTTCGTGAAGGTGCTGTATGTCATTTCCGGAAGTGGGTCGGTTCACGTTGGCGAAGATCGCTACGAGGTAAGCCCCCGTGATATGGTGGTGGTGCTGCCTGGGCGAAAGAACCGGATCGAGGATTCGCCAAATTCGCCGATCTCTTGCTATGTCCTGTGTGTGCATCGATCGTTGTTGACGTTCGATTCTCAGGCCATCTCGGCCCTGCCCTTGGGGCTGCTCCCGCGACAGGCTCACTTTGCTCAGCGGATCGAACGCCGCCTTCGCCGTTTGTTGTATCAGCAATTACAGAACAGCCCGCTGACTCCGCTGGCCATGGTTTCCAACGGCCTGGAGATCCTCTCGCTGATCGCCAACCATCGCGTTGAGAAGACCGAAGGGCTGTCCGATCTGTCGCAAGAGCCGGGCGTCGACGAAATGGTTGCGTACATCCGCCACCTCGACACGCACTTCTTTGAAGCCACGACAATCGACGAAGCATCAAGCAGCGTTGGTATTCCGCGGCGGCGATTTACGCAGTTGTTTCGTGGCGTGACCGGGCAGACCTGGTTGAACTACGTTCAGGAACTTCGTGTCGAGCATGCCTGTAAGCTGCTCGAAACGACCGATCGGCCGATCACTTCGATCGCGTTCGAGTGTGGCTTTGCTGAACTCTCGACCTTCTACCGCGCTTTCCGCAAGATGCGCGATGTCACGCCAAGTGCCTGGCGACGATCCCGCGCCGACTAG
- a CDS encoding BON domain-containing protein has product MSRLMHLAIMAAFMAVPAIAMGGDTEIAQSIVKQLQAKKAEGSLKGFNIGLRVEEGVVLLEGHVSSPEQHDMAIDVARRVSGVARVVDGIRIEGTAGGPELAGPVTTPRELAAGDITQPAPKRAPSLEPATQPVIEEAYAQQVPAVPQVLEEVSLEPQGDFSFSPIMPASAERPSADQSAMIGEPTPAAPLRQLKPVPAAQPRPMPAAAPAYQVAANNNNAAAMNANMNAAQQPMVAPPAYYPAQYGYGGYYRPVRYDHPRMPGYAWPAYAAHPNYAAVTYPRQYSPQAWPYIGPFYPYPQVPLGWRKVEMEWKDGWWTLDFKARRHNSF; this is encoded by the coding sequence ATGTCACGTCTAATGCATTTGGCGATCATGGCTGCCTTTATGGCTGTGCCTGCGATCGCGATGGGTGGCGATACCGAAATTGCCCAGTCCATTGTGAAGCAGTTGCAAGCCAAGAAAGCCGAAGGAAGCCTGAAGGGCTTTAATATTGGTCTGCGAGTCGAAGAGGGTGTGGTGCTGCTGGAAGGACATGTTTCCAGCCCAGAACAGCACGACATGGCGATCGACGTTGCTCGTCGCGTCTCGGGTGTTGCCCGCGTCGTCGATGGCATCCGGATCGAAGGCACCGCTGGCGGTCCAGAACTGGCTGGCCCAGTTACGACGCCTCGCGAACTGGCGGCTGGCGATATCACCCAGCCAGCTCCGAAGCGTGCTCCTTCGCTGGAACCTGCCACGCAGCCAGTGATCGAAGAAGCTTACGCTCAGCAGGTTCCTGCGGTTCCGCAGGTGCTGGAAGAAGTTAGCCTGGAACCACAGGGCGATTTCAGCTTCTCGCCGATCATGCCTGCGAGTGCCGAACGCCCAAGTGCCGATCAATCGGCGATGATTGGCGAACCAACCCCTGCCGCTCCACTGCGTCAGTTGAAGCCAGTTCCGGCTGCTCAGCCACGTCCGATGCCGGCTGCTGCACCTGCTTACCAGGTTGCCGCGAACAACAACAACGCCGCTGCGATGAACGCGAACATGAACGCTGCCCAGCAGCCAATGGTCGCTCCTCCAGCTTACTACCCAGCCCAGTACGGCTACGGTGGTTACTACCGCCCAGTTCGCTACGATCACCCACGTATGCCTGGCTACGCATGGCCAGCTTATGCGGCTCATCCGAACTACGCCGCGGTGACCTACCCACGTCAGTACTCGCCACAGGCTTGGCCATACATCGGCCCATTCTATCCTTACCCACAAGTCCCACTGGGATGGCGTAAGGTCGAAATGGAATGGAAAGATGGCTGGTGGACGCTGGACTTCAAGGCCCGCCGTCACAACTCCTTCTAA